DNA sequence from the Cohnella herbarum genome:
ATTCGTTCGGCATTTGACGAAAAGTCGCATCCTCATCGAACAATTGATCGTACAGCCCGATCGTATCTATGAACTCGAATCGCTTCACGTCCTTCCTCAGCGGCTTGAAGCTCTCCTTCACGATCATACGGCGCAGCAACTCTTCTTCCTGGCCGGCAAAGTCGAAGACATTCTCTTCGCCCTGCTCCTTCCCGCGAAAATCTCCATAAGCTTCCACGTATTCCGAAGTAAAATCGAAGACTGCGTCTTCCCGTTGAACCTTCTTGAGCAGCTCGCCGTAAGCTTCCGCATATTGCTCGTTATCGAGGTAATCGAGTTCGTCTTGAACCCAAAGCGCCTCCCGTTCCTTACGCTCCAGCGAGGTCAGCTCTTGAAGCAGCCATTCCCGCAGCAGAATGACGCGGTTAGCCAAGCGGACGTTACTGTCATAGCCGTAAAATTGCGACTTCATTTGCTCCGCCGTAATTAACTCGCGATCTCGGAAACGGATCGCGCGGAATAGCATGCCTTCCTTCCCCAGCCACGACGCATAGCTTTGGAGAGCTAACAGATAAGCTTCCGACGCCTTATATTGAATTCCGCTCAGTCGCGCTTCATAATCTTGCGTCGATCCCGCCGTCAGCACATATTCGATCTGCTCGAACGGGTCTTCTAGACGAAACGCGGATCCTAGCCAATACGCAAGGTATTCCTGAAAGGTCGTCTGCTGCATGTTCTCCTCGCCGAGCTCGGGAAGGACCGTCGATACATAACTGTTAAACATCGGATTAGGGGAAAATAGAACGATCTGATCCGCCCTGAGCCTATCGCGGTGTTTGTACAACAAGTACGCTACGCGCTGAAGAGCCGCGGACGTCTTTCCGCTTCCGGCCGCGCCCTGCACAATGAGCATGCGGCTCTTGTCGTTGCGGATGATGGCGTTTTGCTCCTTCTGGATAGTCGCCACGATGCTCTTCATCTGCGCATCCGCGCCCTTGCCAAGCACCTGCTGAAGCAATTCGTCGCCGATCGTTATGCTCGTATCGAACACATTCCGGAGCTGACCGTCTCGGATCTGGTATTGCCGCTTCAGCTTCATCGTACCCGCGATTTGTCCGCCCGGCGTTTCATAAGCGGCCTCTCCCGGGGAATAATCGTAGTACAGACTTGCTATCGGCGTACGCCAGTCATACACTAGGAAGCTCAGGCCGTCTTCGCCGACGAAGGACGATACGCCGATGTAAATTTGCTCGCTCAAGCTCAAGCCGTCTTCTTGAAAGTCGAAGCGCCCGAAGTACGGGGAAGGCAGCAGCCGCTTCATGTTTTTCCATCGCTGCATCCGTAATTTGTGGCTTCGCTCCCGTTCGGACAAAATCGCTTCTTGCTGCTTTATGCTATAGAAGGTTTCTTCGAAATCT
Encoded proteins:
- the helD gene encoding RNA polymerase recycling motor HelD, with protein sequence MINAKDWQQEQERLDLVTEQLRSTIAGLEPEVAGLRDQATDIRKRFWEEVTVNTSTHEDFEETFYSIKQQEAILSERERSHKLRMQRWKNMKRLLPSPYFGRFDFQEDGLSLSEQIYIGVSSFVGEDGLSFLVYDWRTPIASLYYDYSPGEAAYETPGGQIAGTMKLKRQYQIRDGQLRNVFDTSITIGDELLQQVLGKGADAQMKSIVATIQKEQNAIIRNDKSRMLIVQGAAGSGKTSAALQRVAYLLYKHRDRLRADQIVLFSPNPMFNSYVSTVLPELGEENMQQTTFQEYLAYWLGSAFRLEDPFEQIEYVLTAGSTQDYEARLSGIQYKASEAYLLALQSYASWLGKEGMLFRAIRFRDRELITAEQMKSQFYGYDSNVRLANRVILLREWLLQELTSLERKEREALWVQDELDYLDNEQYAEAYGELLKKVQREDAVFDFTSEYVEAYGDFRGKEQGEENVFDFAGQEEELLRRMIVKESFKPLRKDVKRFEFIDTIGLYDQLFDEDATFRQMPNESEVPERWSEICKQTKEKLGKLELFYEDATPFLYLKELIEGIRTNTEVRHLFVDEGQDYSPFQYAFLKRLFPRARMTVLGDFGQAIFPQATNLHEADSPLIRLYGEDETNLIRLVRSYRSTREIVEFTRSLLPGEHIVPFDRGGRKPYLSKVGSGEERTARIIKDLAALEAEGFDSIAIITKTAAESREAYEALTSQGCEGLRLITKETITFEKGAAVMPAYLAKGVEFDAVLIYDASSQAYNRESERKLFYTACTRAMHRLLLYATGEWTPYIRALDTTLFEVEQ